One Thermodesulfobacteriota bacterium DNA segment encodes these proteins:
- a CDS encoding efflux RND transporter periplasmic adaptor subunit, with amino-acid sequence MKKRILASVLGLAFVLAALAAVKILQIRAMVEQGKKMVPPPETVTVAAAAEESWEVSLSAVGSLVAVQGVTVAAETAGKVVEIAFESGGRAKKGDLLVRQDTSVEEAQLPGAEAQEKKTLSDLARDIEMLERNIISRADYDAAEAAHRQAVAQANSLRATIAKKAIRAPFAGRIGIRQANLGQFLREGDPVVTLQTLDPIYVDFALPQQELGRLRAGLPVRVSSDALPGREISGRITTVNPLVDAETRNVRVQATLENPGEALRPGMYVTARVVLPAREKVVVLPATSVLHAPYGDSVFVVEDAGDGKGGKAARQLFVRLGEKRGDFVAVTEGLKKGEAVVSTGVFKLRNGQAVTVDNRLAPRFRIAPRPPDG; translated from the coding sequence ATGAAGAAACGCATCCTGGCATCCGTTCTCGGGCTGGCGTTCGTTCTCGCCGCGCTGGCCGCCGTCAAGATCCTCCAGATCCGGGCAATGGTGGAGCAGGGGAAAAAGATGGTCCCTCCCCCGGAGACGGTGACCGTCGCCGCGGCGGCGGAGGAATCCTGGGAGGTCTCGCTCTCGGCGGTGGGATCGCTTGTCGCGGTGCAGGGGGTCACGGTGGCCGCCGAGACCGCCGGGAAGGTCGTGGAGATCGCGTTCGAATCGGGAGGCAGGGCGAAAAAGGGAGACCTGCTGGTGCGGCAGGATACCAGCGTGGAGGAGGCGCAGCTTCCCGGCGCCGAGGCGCAGGAGAAGAAGACGCTGTCCGACCTCGCGCGCGACATCGAGATGCTGGAGCGCAACATCATCTCGCGGGCGGACTACGATGCCGCGGAGGCGGCCCACCGGCAGGCGGTGGCCCAGGCGAACTCCCTCCGCGCGACCATCGCGAAGAAGGCGATCCGCGCGCCCTTCGCCGGCCGTATCGGCATCCGTCAGGCGAACCTCGGCCAGTTCCTGAGGGAGGGCGACCCGGTCGTCACGCTGCAGACTCTCGATCCCATTTACGTCGACTTCGCCCTTCCCCAGCAGGAGCTGGGCCGGCTGCGCGCCGGCCTCCCGGTCCGGGTCTCCAGCGACGCGCTTCCGGGCCGGGAGATTTCCGGCCGCATCACGACGGTCAACCCGCTGGTGGACGCGGAAACGCGCAACGTTCGGGTGCAGGCGACGCTGGAGAACCCGGGGGAGGCGCTGCGGCCGGGGATGTACGTGACGGCCCGGGTGGTCCTTCCCGCCCGGGAGAAGGTCGTGGTGCTTCCGGCCACTTCCGTCCTCCATGCGCCTTACGGCGACTCGGTCTTCGTCGTCGAGGATGCCGGGGACGGGAAGGGCGGAAAGGCGGCCCGCCAGCTCTTCGTGCGGCTCGGCGAGAAGCGGGGCGACTTCGTAGCCGTCACGGAGGGGTTGAAGAAAGGGGAAGCCGTCGTCAGCACCGGAGTGTTCAAGCTGCGCAACGGCCAGGCGGTGACGGTCGACAACCGCCTCGCCCCCAGATTCCGGATCGCTCCCCGGCCGCCGGACGGGTGA